A section of the Pseudomonas lini genome encodes:
- a CDS encoding 2-hydroxyacid dehydrogenase: MKPEVLQLSPILIPEINARLDELFTVRRYFQQADKPAYLQAHGANIRGVITGGHTGISQALMAQLPKLEVVAVNGVGTDAVDLAYARDRGIRVTATIGALTEDVADLAIGLLIAVCRGLCTSDRYVRSGQWPHSPTPLAPLPLARQVSGMRIGIVGMGRVGRAVATRAAAFGCPISYTDLQPMSDVNHTFVADLKQLAANSDALILAAAADKAEAIINAEVLQALGTTGYLINVARGKLVNEVDLVAALAAGEIAGAALDVFVDEPNVPEPLFGKENVVLQPHRASATLQTRTRMGEMVVASLVDSFAGRVPQGSVTD; encoded by the coding sequence ATGAAGCCAGAAGTCTTGCAGCTCAGCCCGATCCTGATCCCCGAAATCAACGCGCGGCTCGATGAGCTGTTTACCGTCAGACGTTACTTCCAGCAGGCGGACAAGCCGGCTTATTTGCAGGCGCACGGCGCGAACATTCGCGGGGTGATCACCGGCGGCCATACCGGTATCAGCCAGGCACTCATGGCGCAACTGCCGAAACTGGAAGTGGTTGCGGTCAACGGCGTGGGCACCGATGCGGTCGACCTGGCTTACGCCAGGGATCGCGGGATCCGCGTGACCGCGACCATCGGCGCGCTGACCGAAGATGTCGCCGACCTGGCCATCGGCTTGTTGATTGCCGTGTGCCGTGGTCTGTGTACCAGTGATCGTTATGTGCGTTCGGGACAATGGCCCCATAGCCCGACTCCGTTGGCCCCGCTGCCGTTGGCGCGTCAGGTGTCCGGCATGCGCATCGGCATCGTCGGCATGGGCCGGGTCGGCCGTGCCGTGGCGACCCGGGCCGCAGCGTTCGGCTGCCCGATCAGTTACACCGATTTGCAGCCAATGAGCGATGTGAACCACACCTTCGTTGCCGATCTGAAGCAACTCGCGGCCAACAGTGACGCGCTGATTCTCGCCGCCGCTGCCGACAAGGCTGAAGCCATCATCAATGCCGAAGTGCTGCAAGCGTTGGGCACAACTGGGTATCTGATCAACGTGGCGCGGGGCAAGCTGGTCAACGAGGTCGATCTGGTGGCAGCGCTTGCCGCCGGCGAGATCGCGGGTGCGGCGCTGGATGTGTTTGTCGATGAACCGAACGTGCCCGAGCCACTGTTTGGTAAAGAGAACGTAGTGCTGCAGCCCCATCGCGCGAGTGCGACGCTGCAGACCCGCACGCGGATGGGCGAGATGGTGGTGGCGAGCCTGGTGGACAGTTTCGCCGGGAGAGTACCGCAGGGTTCTGTGACTGACTGA
- a CDS encoding LysR family transcriptional regulator produces MLDLNDVALFVQVVRNGSFAEAARQLGMPSNTLSRRIQQLEAQLGTRLLQRSTRKLTLTHSGELFHERCFGAVEGLLDAGQQLMTGSQQPSGTVRVAAMADFFDFFPMEWVAEFLARHPQVRLDFVLSDARADLIAERIDIAFRGGTLQDSGYVGRQLLGAGNERLVASPDYLSKRSVPVTLKDLENHDCVSFAHPSAITTWRLMGPGGVEEDIQITSRFNGNTAQALRKATLAGLGIALLPPTLTNLDLQAGRLVSVLPHYYRTGYGLHLLYPSRKHLPLAVSAFIELVMKKLKEQTFPTNV; encoded by the coding sequence ATGCTTGACCTGAACGACGTCGCCTTGTTTGTTCAAGTGGTGCGCAACGGCAGCTTTGCCGAAGCGGCACGGCAGCTTGGAATGCCGTCGAACACCTTGAGCCGGCGAATTCAGCAACTCGAGGCTCAGCTCGGCACACGGCTGCTACAGCGCTCGACACGCAAACTCACACTGACCCATTCGGGCGAGCTGTTTCATGAGCGGTGTTTTGGCGCGGTAGAGGGCTTGCTCGATGCCGGACAGCAATTGATGACAGGTAGCCAGCAACCAAGCGGCACTGTGCGCGTGGCGGCGATGGCTGACTTTTTCGACTTTTTCCCCATGGAGTGGGTGGCTGAATTCCTGGCCAGGCACCCTCAAGTGCGACTGGATTTCGTGCTAAGTGATGCGCGTGCCGATTTGATCGCCGAACGGATTGACATTGCATTTCGAGGCGGCACTTTGCAGGACTCGGGATACGTCGGTCGGCAACTACTTGGAGCAGGCAATGAACGCTTGGTAGCCAGTCCTGATTACCTCAGTAAACGAAGCGTACCTGTCACGCTAAAGGACTTGGAAAATCACGACTGCGTGAGTTTTGCTCACCCCAGCGCAATTACGACGTGGCGTCTTATGGGGCCCGGCGGTGTTGAGGAAGATATTCAGATTACCAGCCGTTTCAATGGCAACACTGCTCAAGCTTTGCGTAAGGCCACTTTGGCTGGGTTAGGCATTGCGTTGCTGCCGCCCACCCTGACTAATCTCGATCTTCAGGCTGGCCGATTGGTGTCTGTGCTCCCGCATTACTATCGCACTGGATATGGTCTGCACTTGCTTTACCCCAGTCGCAAACATTTGCCCTTGGCAGTGTCTGCATTCATCGAGTTGGTGATGAAGAAGCTGAAAGAGCAGACATTCCCGACGAATGTATAA
- a CDS encoding DoxX family protein: MTTSTSHTSTHRRIVWGVRAFLILAFAAAGVAKLIGAPQMIQVFEAIGIGQWFRYLTGAVEVIGALLLLKRATGFLAGLTLTMTMICGAATHLLLIGGNPVPAMILAALSAFVAWQMRPLSLFSAEN, from the coding sequence ATGACCACATCCACTTCTCATACTTCTACTCACCGTCGAATCGTTTGGGGCGTTCGTGCGTTCTTGATTCTGGCATTCGCTGCGGCTGGCGTCGCCAAGCTGATCGGCGCCCCGCAAATGATTCAAGTATTCGAAGCCATCGGCATAGGCCAATGGTTCAGGTATCTGACCGGTGCCGTCGAGGTAATCGGCGCCCTGTTATTACTGAAACGTGCCACGGGCTTTCTTGCAGGCCTGACGTTGACAATGACCATGATCTGCGGGGCGGCTACGCACCTTCTGCTGATTGGCGGCAACCCCGTGCCCGCGATGATTTTGGCCGCGCTGTCTGCGTTTGTAGCCTGGCAAATGCGCCCTCTCTCACTGTTCAGTGCAGAGAACTAA
- a CDS encoding pirin family protein: MTSHIVAQQRAVTHRTKGSTHGPITRLMSPGDLGERLKPFIFLDIFSMNASRGQSSFGMHPHSGIATVTFMTEGEVAYEDTTGATGVLLAGGLEWMRAGNGVWHDATLISKSFMQGFQLWVALPPSLENAPALSTYLAPSQVPQSGPARVLLGRYGDVQSLIEAPSDMNYLAVNLKDGEHWRYSPPSGHTVAWLAVNAGHLDAGGLISPGELAIFDETEQHIDFVAHGDCSFVMGSAVKHPHDLVTGHYSVHTSETALAQGESEIQRIGARLRQQGRLN, translated from the coding sequence ATGACCAGCCACATCGTAGCGCAGCAACGCGCTGTCACCCATCGCACCAAGGGCAGCACGCATGGCCCGATAACCCGGCTTATGAGCCCGGGTGATCTGGGTGAGCGTCTGAAACCTTTCATTTTCCTTGATATTTTCAGTATGAACGCCAGTCGCGGCCAGTCGAGTTTCGGCATGCACCCGCACTCCGGGATCGCGACGGTTACCTTCATGACCGAAGGCGAAGTCGCCTATGAGGACACCACGGGTGCGACAGGTGTATTGCTTGCTGGAGGTCTCGAGTGGATGCGCGCCGGCAACGGTGTTTGGCACGACGCGACGCTGATCAGCAAGTCCTTTATGCAGGGTTTCCAGCTCTGGGTGGCTCTGCCGCCGTCGCTGGAAAACGCCCCTGCGCTGAGCACCTATCTTGCACCCTCCCAAGTTCCGCAATCAGGACCGGCGCGCGTGCTCCTGGGGCGATATGGCGACGTGCAAAGCTTGATTGAAGCGCCGAGTGACATGAACTATCTCGCCGTTAATTTGAAGGACGGCGAGCACTGGCGATACTCCCCGCCGTCCGGTCACACCGTGGCCTGGCTCGCGGTTAATGCAGGACACCTGGACGCAGGAGGCCTGATTAGTCCTGGCGAACTTGCCATTTTCGACGAGACCGAGCAACACATCGACTTTGTGGCACACGGCGACTGCTCATTCGTGATGGGTTCAGCGGTGAAGCACCCGCACGATCTGGTCACGGGGCACTACTCGGTGCACACGAGCGAAACGGCTTTGGCGCAGGGCGAATCCGAAATACAGCGGATTGGCGCCCGCCTGCGACAGCAAGGACGACTCAACTAG
- a CDS encoding isopenicillin N synthase family dioxygenase, whose amino-acid sequence MTELFDIRLASKQTAFTEIPVIDISSLINGENPLKVASQIGDACEKVGFFYIKNHGIDQQLIDEMYALTKSFFKLPYEEKNKLNVVNSGLTLRGYIPMYAENVDPANTRDFKECFDCGAHYDEVSPFFGPNQMPSVLPQFEKVAEDYHSSVLALARMLIGGIALSLGLPQDYFEHFQRKPITIQRVLRYPPQIGRISQEEIGIGAHTDYGFLTVLSQDAVGGLQVRNRAGEWVTAPPVEGTFIVNIGDLVQTLTNDRYTSTMHRVINTSGLERYSIPFFIDLDFDAVVEPVPTCVSETLPAKYEAYTCGEHKFKRFVDSYAHLKEIEKV is encoded by the coding sequence GTGACAGAGTTATTTGATATTCGCTTGGCTAGCAAACAGACAGCTTTCACTGAAATTCCAGTCATAGATATATCGTCGCTTATAAACGGCGAAAATCCGCTGAAGGTGGCAAGCCAAATAGGTGATGCATGCGAAAAGGTAGGGTTTTTTTATATAAAAAACCATGGCATTGACCAACAATTAATAGATGAAATGTATGCGCTTACCAAAAGTTTTTTCAAGCTTCCTTATGAGGAGAAGAACAAACTTAATGTTGTGAATTCCGGGCTCACGTTACGTGGCTATATTCCAATGTACGCGGAAAACGTAGACCCTGCTAATACCCGGGATTTCAAAGAGTGTTTTGATTGCGGAGCTCATTATGATGAGGTTTCTCCATTCTTTGGTCCTAATCAAATGCCGTCTGTACTGCCGCAATTCGAGAAGGTTGCCGAAGATTATCATTCCTCAGTATTAGCGCTCGCGCGAATGCTTATTGGCGGGATCGCGCTGAGTTTGGGTTTACCACAAGATTACTTTGAACATTTTCAGCGTAAGCCCATCACTATTCAGCGAGTGTTGCGTTACCCGCCCCAGATCGGAAGGATTTCCCAAGAGGAGATTGGTATCGGGGCGCACACGGACTACGGTTTCTTGACTGTCCTGTCTCAAGATGCAGTTGGCGGTTTGCAAGTCAGGAACCGTGCAGGGGAGTGGGTTACTGCACCTCCCGTTGAAGGCACGTTTATCGTCAATATTGGTGATTTGGTTCAAACCCTCACCAATGATCGCTACACCTCGACAATGCATCGTGTCATCAATACCAGCGGCCTGGAGCGTTATTCAATACCGTTCTTTATTGATTTGGATTTCGATGCGGTTGTTGAGCCTGTGCCAACCTGCGTGAGTGAGACTTTACCCGCGAAGTATGAAGCGTACACATGTGGTGAACACAAATTTAAGCGATTTGTTGATAGCTATGCGCATCTGAAAGAAATCGAGAAGGTGTAA
- a CDS encoding FAD-dependent oxidoreductase, with translation MSSDPLLQPYKIKNLTLRNRIMTTSHEPAYPVDGMPKDLYRAYHVERAKAGVALTMTAGSAAVSRDSPPVFNNVLAYKDEVVGWLKDLTDECHEHGAAVMIQLTHLGRRTRWDKADWLPVVSPSHRREASHRSFPKKMEEWDIERIIKDYVDAAERMKAAGLDGLELQAYGHLMDQFWSPLTNDLDGPYGGSLENRMRFTFDILRGIRQRVGEDFLLGVRYTGDEELPGGFNASEGMQISHMLKDSGLVDFLNVVRGHIDTDAGLTDVIPIQGMRNSPHLDFAGEIRSATGFPTFHAAKIPDVATARYAIASGKVDMVGMTRAHMTDPHIVRKIIEKREEDIRPCVGANYCLDRIYQGGAAYCIHNAATGRETTMPHDIPKAAVKRKVLVVGTGPAGLEAARVAGERGHDVTVLEAADQPGGQIRLTALSERRREMISIIDWRMAQCERLGVKFHFNTWAEADTVQAFEPDVVIVATGGLPDTEVLSKGNELVVSTWDIISGDIKPGRNVLIFDDAGDHAALQAAEVIAQSGARVEIVTPDRSFAPEVMAMNLVPYMRSLQDLDVTFTVTYRVDTVEKRDDGLVATFGSDYGQVHKQRVVDQVVVNHGTLPLDDLYFDLRPLSTNGGAVEQHDLIAGTAQNIVTHPEGRFQLFRIGDAVSARNTHAAIYDALRLVKEI, from the coding sequence ATGTCCAGCGATCCCTTGCTGCAACCCTATAAAATCAAGAATCTGACCCTCAGAAATCGGATCATGACTACATCCCATGAACCGGCCTACCCTGTGGACGGCATGCCCAAGGATCTCTATCGCGCCTACCACGTGGAGCGCGCCAAAGCCGGTGTCGCCCTGACCATGACTGCCGGTTCCGCTGCCGTATCCCGAGACAGCCCACCGGTGTTCAACAATGTGCTCGCCTACAAGGATGAAGTGGTCGGATGGTTGAAGGACCTGACCGACGAATGCCACGAACACGGTGCGGCGGTGATGATCCAGTTGACTCACCTGGGCCGTCGCACCCGCTGGGACAAGGCCGACTGGTTGCCGGTGGTGTCGCCATCACACCGTCGCGAGGCTTCGCACCGCTCCTTCCCGAAGAAAATGGAGGAATGGGACATTGAGCGGATCATCAAGGACTATGTAGACGCCGCGGAGCGCATGAAGGCGGCAGGTCTTGATGGTCTGGAGCTTCAGGCTTACGGACATTTGATGGACCAGTTCTGGTCGCCGTTGACCAATGACCTCGACGGCCCTTACGGCGGCTCGCTGGAAAACCGCATGCGCTTTACCTTCGACATCCTGCGCGGCATCCGCCAGCGGGTCGGCGAAGATTTTCTGCTCGGGGTTCGCTACACCGGTGACGAAGAATTACCCGGGGGCTTCAATGCCAGCGAGGGCATGCAGATTTCCCACATGCTCAAGGACAGCGGGCTGGTCGATTTTCTGAACGTGGTACGCGGCCACATCGATACGGACGCCGGCCTGACCGATGTCATCCCGATTCAGGGAATGCGCAACTCACCCCACCTCGACTTCGCCGGCGAGATCCGTTCGGCAACAGGCTTCCCGACCTTCCACGCCGCGAAGATTCCCGATGTGGCCACAGCGCGCTACGCAATCGCCTCGGGCAAAGTGGACATGGTGGGCATGACCCGCGCGCACATGACCGATCCGCACATCGTGCGCAAAATCATCGAGAAGCGCGAAGAAGACATTCGCCCGTGCGTGGGCGCCAACTATTGCCTGGATCGCATCTACCAGGGCGGCGCCGCCTACTGCATTCACAACGCGGCGACCGGCCGGGAAACCACCATGCCTCATGACATTCCCAAAGCCGCCGTCAAGCGCAAGGTGCTGGTGGTCGGTACCGGCCCTGCCGGGCTGGAAGCGGCGCGGGTCGCGGGTGAACGCGGCCATGACGTGACCGTGCTTGAAGCGGCTGACCAACCCGGCGGGCAGATTCGTCTGACTGCGTTGAGCGAGCGTCGTCGCGAGATGATCAGCATCATTGATTGGCGCATGGCGCAATGCGAACGGCTGGGAGTGAAGTTTCACTTCAACACCTGGGCCGAAGCTGACACTGTGCAAGCCTTTGAGCCTGACGTGGTTATCGTTGCGACCGGCGGCCTGCCGGATACCGAGGTGCTCAGCAAAGGCAACGAACTCGTGGTTTCAACCTGGGACATCATTTCCGGCGACATCAAGCCCGGTCGCAACGTACTGATCTTCGACGATGCGGGGGATCATGCTGCCCTGCAGGCTGCCGAGGTCATCGCGCAAAGCGGCGCAAGAGTCGAAATCGTCACTCCTGACCGCTCGTTTGCACCAGAAGTCATGGCCATGAACCTGGTGCCCTACATGCGTAGCCTGCAGGACCTGGACGTCACCTTCACCGTCACCTACCGGGTCGATACAGTTGAAAAACGTGATGACGGGCTCGTTGCAACCTTTGGCAGCGATTACGGACAGGTTCACAAGCAGCGCGTGGTCGATCAGGTGGTCGTCAACCACGGCACCCTTCCCCTGGACGACTTGTACTTCGACCTGCGCCCTCTCTCCACCAATGGCGGCGCGGTAGAGCAGCATGACCTGATCGCCGGCACGGCACAGAACATCGTCACCCATCCAGAAGGACGCTTCCAGCTGTTCCGGATCGGCGACGCCGTGTCTGCTCGCAACACCCACGCGGCCATTTACGACGCTTTGCGCCTGGTGAAAGAAATCTGA
- a CDS encoding pyrroline-5-carboxylate reductase family protein, with the protein MNKTLGIIGGTGWLGRAIAEALLDSGFIKPDRLLISNRSGVSTFEPGVKLLADNQQLVDLSDLVVLSIRPEQFRELQINARGKVVISLMAGVPAAAISAATGADVIVRAMPNAAVEIRQSFTPWYSVGNLVEHDRQWVQRLFECVGSADEVPDEDCIDYLSALSGTGPAFPAMLQMALTNQAVAAGIPLAIAQRAAQGVVVGGGQMLASRDPRQMIESLMAYRGVTAAALQSMADQNIESIVGRAVQAGAEIARKGM; encoded by the coding sequence ATGAATAAAACCCTGGGTATCATCGGCGGCACCGGCTGGCTCGGGCGTGCAATTGCCGAGGCGCTGCTCGATAGCGGGTTCATCAAGCCTGACCGTTTGCTGATCTCGAACCGCTCAGGCGTCAGCACCTTCGAGCCAGGTGTGAAGCTGTTGGCCGACAACCAGCAGTTGGTGGACCTCAGCGATCTGGTCGTGCTGTCCATCCGGCCGGAGCAGTTTCGTGAACTGCAGATCAACGCCCGCGGCAAGGTAGTGATTTCTCTGATGGCTGGCGTTCCGGCGGCAGCCATCAGCGCGGCAACCGGTGCGGATGTAATAGTGCGGGCCATGCCGAATGCGGCCGTGGAAATCAGGCAGTCGTTCACGCCCTGGTACAGTGTCGGAAACCTTGTTGAACACGACCGCCAGTGGGTGCAGCGGCTGTTCGAGTGCGTAGGTTCGGCGGACGAAGTGCCTGATGAAGACTGTATTGATTACCTCAGCGCGTTGTCCGGGACTGGGCCGGCCTTCCCGGCAATGTTGCAAATGGCACTGACTAATCAGGCGGTGGCTGCGGGAATTCCTCTTGCCATCGCGCAGCGCGCTGCACAAGGCGTAGTGGTGGGGGGCGGCCAGATGCTTGCCAGCCGCGATCCGCGGCAAATGATTGAGTCGTTGATGGCTTACCGTGGCGTGACGGCAGCAGCGCTGCAGTCGATGGCCGATCAAAACATCGAATCCATTGTGGGACGAGCGGTGCAGGCAGGCGCTGAGATTGCCCGCAAAGGCATGTAG
- a CDS encoding TetR/AcrR family transcriptional regulator, with protein sequence MSQTGRAKTKAQDAGWRGSVDGWLDAAYEALKESGVDAVRVMPLAKRLNLSRTSFYWFYEDREQLLTALLARWRDKNTGGMVSQCESYAESISEAILNVFECWVNPELFDSQFEFAVRSWALQSDEVKAEIALADEARMNALAAMFRRFGYDAEGADVRARTIYLTQIGYISMKTNEDIVVRFRRIPQYVSVFTGKVPKRRELDRFYGKFGYAEKEPGVFVPLVDTFEESTADE encoded by the coding sequence ATGTCGCAGACAGGAAGGGCGAAAACCAAAGCGCAGGACGCTGGCTGGCGAGGCTCCGTCGATGGTTGGCTGGACGCCGCCTACGAAGCTCTTAAGGAGTCGGGTGTTGATGCTGTGCGGGTGATGCCGCTGGCCAAACGCTTGAATTTGTCTCGTACCAGTTTTTACTGGTTCTATGAAGATCGGGAACAGCTGCTCACGGCACTCCTGGCTCGATGGCGGGACAAGAACACCGGCGGTATGGTCAGCCAATGTGAGAGTTATGCAGAAAGTATTTCCGAAGCGATTCTCAACGTCTTCGAGTGTTGGGTGAACCCTGAATTGTTCGACTCGCAGTTCGAATTTGCCGTGCGCAGTTGGGCGCTGCAATCGGACGAGGTCAAAGCTGAAATCGCTTTAGCCGATGAGGCGCGGATGAATGCCCTGGCCGCGATGTTCCGACGGTTTGGCTACGACGCCGAGGGGGCCGATGTTCGGGCCAGGACGATCTACCTCACGCAGATCGGCTACATCTCCATGAAAACCAATGAAGATATCGTTGTTCGATTTCGACGGATTCCTCAGTACGTGAGCGTGTTTACCGGCAAAGTACCGAAGCGGCGCGAGCTTGACCGCTTTTATGGAAAGTTCGGCTACGCGGAAAAAGAACCCGGCGTTTTCGTTCCCTTGGTTGATACCTTCGAGGAGTCCACTGCCGATGAATAA
- a CDS encoding SDR family NAD(P)-dependent oxidoreductase: MKFNNKVVLITGAAGGVGQALALLFAREGAKLVLSDLDEAGCKSISAKVRDLGAEVHYLAGDLRQKEYCEAIVQSAVDTFSGIDIVLNNAGIIPRGTIEETTDDMWFDAMGVNLNAVFFICRAAIPHMKNRPGAAIVNTSSVWGIYPGPAHVAYCTSKGAVAALTKNLGRDCAPLGIRVNAVCPHEINTPMIRSGFERRGLDPDKAVQELNKSVPLGRIAEPEDIADVIAFLASDEARYIAGETVEVTGAKPVSG; the protein is encoded by the coding sequence ATGAAATTCAATAATAAAGTGGTGCTCATTACCGGCGCTGCCGGCGGTGTCGGACAGGCGTTAGCGTTATTGTTCGCCCGAGAAGGTGCAAAGCTTGTTTTGTCTGATCTTGACGAAGCCGGTTGCAAATCTATTTCCGCCAAAGTCCGTGACTTGGGCGCCGAAGTGCACTACCTGGCAGGCGACCTGCGCCAGAAAGAATATTGCGAAGCGATTGTCCAATCTGCCGTCGACACTTTTTCGGGGATCGATATCGTACTGAACAATGCAGGGATCATTCCCCGCGGCACGATTGAGGAAACCACTGACGACATGTGGTTCGACGCCATGGGCGTAAACCTGAATGCGGTGTTCTTCATCTGCCGTGCCGCGATACCGCACATGAAAAATCGCCCCGGCGCCGCGATCGTCAACACATCATCTGTCTGGGGCATTTATCCAGGGCCCGCCCACGTGGCGTATTGCACAAGCAAAGGAGCCGTCGCGGCTTTAACCAAGAATCTGGGCCGTGATTGCGCACCTTTGGGCATCCGTGTCAACGCCGTGTGCCCGCACGAAATCAATACCCCGATGATACGCAGCGGCTTTGAACGTCGCGGCCTGGATCCGGACAAGGCCGTGCAAGAACTGAACAAGAGCGTGCCATTAGGCCGTATCGCCGAGCCGGAAGACATTGCAGATGTCATCGCATTTCTGGCGTCCGACGAGGCCAGGTACATCGCCGGTGAAACGGTAGAAGTCACAGGCGCCAAGCCGGTATCCGGCTAA
- a CDS encoding SDR family NAD(P)-dependent oxidoreductase, translating into MLKGKNVVVTGGGRGIGRGITEQLLEAGASVLIAQRQALDADLQNHPQVYFVEADLASMESPCLIAHFAQEQLGGVDVLVNNAGFMFEKSIDDMTEQDWDRMMAVNLRAPAFLCKALVPQMRQRGGGSIINIGSIEGIGANPEHAAYCASKAGIHGLTRALAIDLGRDGIRCNAIAPGWINSELSDAYLAAQADPRSARQALLRLHPVGRTGLPTDVGGTVVFLASESSAFITGQVLVVDGGRTAKLPLPF; encoded by the coding sequence ATGCTCAAAGGTAAAAATGTAGTGGTGACCGGGGGCGGCAGAGGGATTGGCCGAGGCATCACCGAACAATTGCTTGAGGCGGGAGCGTCTGTGTTGATCGCTCAGCGCCAGGCACTCGACGCCGACTTGCAAAATCATCCGCAAGTCTATTTCGTCGAGGCTGATCTCGCCTCGATGGAGTCACCCTGTTTGATTGCTCACTTCGCCCAGGAGCAGCTTGGCGGAGTCGATGTATTGGTTAACAACGCCGGGTTCATGTTCGAGAAATCCATTGATGATATGACCGAACAAGACTGGGATCGCATGATGGCTGTCAATCTGCGGGCGCCAGCGTTCTTGTGCAAAGCGTTGGTGCCGCAGATGCGTCAGCGAGGCGGTGGCAGCATCATCAACATCGGCTCGATCGAAGGGATAGGCGCGAACCCTGAACATGCCGCGTACTGTGCCTCCAAGGCCGGCATCCATGGGCTGACTCGAGCCTTGGCAATCGATCTCGGCCGGGACGGCATTCGCTGCAATGCCATTGCTCCGGGATGGATTAATTCCGAGTTGAGTGATGCGTACCTCGCCGCTCAAGCTGATCCCCGTTCGGCACGCCAGGCACTCCTGCGCCTTCACCCGGTCGGACGTACCGGATTGCCGACGGATGTTGGCGGGACAGTCGTTTTCCTGGCCTCGGAATCATCGGCCTTCATCACCGGACAGGTGCTGGTGGTGGATGGTGGACGCACGGCGAAACTGCCACTGCCGTTTTGA
- the fdhA gene encoding formaldehyde dehydrogenase, glutathione-independent, whose product MSGNRGVVYLGAGKVEVQTIPYPKMEDPRGKRIDHGVILRVVSTNICGSDQHMVRGRTTAQVGLVLGHEITGEVIERGRDVENVQIGDLVSVPFNVACGRCRSCKEQHTGVCLTVNPARPGGAYGYVDMGDWVGGQAEYVLVPYADFNLLKLPDRDKAMEKIRDLTCLSDILPTGYHGAVTAGVGPGSTVYIAGAGPVGLAAAASARLLGAAVVIVGDVNPLRLAHAKAQGFEIADLTQDTPLHEQIANLLGEPEVDCAVDAVGFEARGHGHDGAQHEAPADVLNALMGVVRVAGNIGIPGLYVTEDPGAVNKAAKHGSLNIRFGLGWAKSHSFHTGQTPTMKYNRQLMQAIMWDRINIAEVVGVQVISLDDAPRGYHEFDAGVPKKFVMDPHKLFSAA is encoded by the coding sequence ATGTCTGGTAATCGTGGTGTCGTGTATCTCGGCGCAGGCAAGGTCGAGGTGCAGACCATCCCCTATCCGAAAATGGAAGACCCGCGCGGCAAGCGCATCGACCATGGCGTGATCCTGCGCGTGGTTTCGACCAATATCTGCGGCTCCGACCAGCATATGGTACGTGGCCGGACCACGGCCCAGGTCGGGCTGGTGCTTGGCCATGAGATCACCGGCGAGGTGATCGAGAGGGGCCGTGACGTGGAAAACGTGCAGATCGGTGACCTGGTCTCGGTGCCGTTCAATGTCGCCTGCGGCCGTTGTCGCAGTTGCAAGGAACAGCACACCGGCGTCTGCCTGACGGTCAACCCGGCGCGCCCCGGCGGTGCCTATGGCTATGTGGACATGGGCGACTGGGTTGGCGGCCAGGCCGAATACGTGCTGGTGCCGTATGCCGACTTCAACCTGCTGAAGCTGCCCGACCGCGACAAGGCCATGGAGAAAATCCGCGACCTGACCTGCCTCTCCGATATCCTGCCGACCGGCTACCACGGCGCGGTGACCGCCGGTGTCGGCCCTGGCAGCACGGTGTATATCGCCGGTGCCGGCCCGGTCGGACTGGCTGCTGCCGCCTCCGCCCGCCTGCTGGGTGCGGCGGTGGTGATCGTCGGTGACGTCAATCCGCTGCGTCTGGCGCATGCCAAGGCCCAGGGCTTCGAGATCGCCGACCTGACCCAGGACACTCCGCTGCACGAGCAAATCGCCAACCTGCTCGGTGAGCCGGAAGTCGATTGTGCGGTCGATGCGGTCGGCTTCGAAGCCCGTGGCCACGGCCATGACGGCGCGCAGCACGAGGCCCCGGCCGATGTGCTCAACGCGCTGATGGGCGTGGTGCGGGTCGCCGGCAATATCGGCATCCCCGGTCTGTATGTCACCGAAGACCCGGGCGCGGTCAACAAAGCCGCCAAGCATGGCAGCCTGAACATCCGTTTCGGCCTCGGCTGGGCCAAGTCCCACAGCTTCCACACCGGCCAAACCCCGACGATGAAGTATAACCGTCAGCTGATGCAGGCGATCATGTGGGACCGGATCAACATTGCCGAGGTCGTCGGCGTGCAGGTGATCAGCCTGGACGACGCGCCGCGCGGTTACCACGAGTTCGATGCAGGGGTGCCGAAGAAATTCGTCATGGATCCGCACAAGCTGTTTAGCGCCGCCTAA